One Littorina saxatilis isolate snail1 linkage group LG12, US_GU_Lsax_2.0, whole genome shotgun sequence genomic region harbors:
- the LOC138981531 gene encoding carbohydrate sulfotransferase 15-like: MRTADAAFTHTLTPCPLCTHLNTHSLTHRAAAWWRPLLARLPPCPRPRVPLLPYRHSSRWIVLLVAATLFMMIVVSYVSPSHKGAGSWRAALGVGKGSARNTCNLLCPHIPPGDPTWSPRALSVDHACMATSYLPVSCPSNYSHSELLKLPPIRFLKNYLNPCWYEPIPPANLPVELNPYRHNLFACFSHAAITSFKEMSAQTLVRRETEREPRRLRCLPHFYIAGMPKCGSTDLFRKVMVHPDVTRPPMKEPHWWGKNRFGQRLEFSSAIPLEHYTDLFDQAALQIEGRPQISDDVTPFDDDVMIPGQDDAKPAYHPVVTVDASASTFWSNDEWWRLPENCGRAEPLFTNAHYIRRLTPQARVLVILRNPTERLYSDYLYFTKTNKSVSAFHEDVMLSIEKMNECTVHRSLRSCVYDKQVANGKAKVRLRVGLYHIYLSEWLKVFPQDQLMVLRTEDYSKDVRHTVRHVYDFLGLRPLTEKEEENLEEMPIANARKMRDRKLGAMWDQTRQALQDFYRPHNERLTQLLQDQRFLWNDVIVDTQSSDVMVESKSGGKNSSAVAEPVLNSESDTADGERVDAKESILLSPSVDVNGDGGVSDDVNNGDDTDAGDVNGGDDDLVTDANDAAVTDSAQDGENEEGDEEYEDSRYSYGDSGYEEDYDEHDTDEQVDDEQ; the protein is encoded by the exons ATGCGAACAGCCGATGCCGCCTTCACCCACACGCTCACGCCATGTCCCCTCTGCACCCACCTCAACACCCACTCCCTCACCCACAGAGCCGCCGCCTGGTGGCGTCCCCTGCTGGCGCGGTTGCCTCCCTGTCCACGTCCCCGTGTGCCTTTACTGCCCTATCGCCACAGCAGTCGCTGGATCGTGCTGCTGGTGGCTGCTACGCTCTTTATg ATGATCGTGGTGTCCTACGTGAGCCCCAGCCACAAGGGCGCGGGGTCGTGGCGGGCGGCGCTCGGTGTTGGTAAAGGGTCCGCAAGAAACACGTGCAACTTGCTGTGCCCCCACATCCCGCCAGGTGACCCCACCTGGTCCCCCCGTGCCCTGTCCGTGGACCACGCCTGTATGGCCACCTCCTACCTGCCTGTGTCCTGCCCCTCCAACTACTCACACTCTGAGCTGCTGAAGCTG CCACCGATTCGCTTCCTGAAGAACTATCTCAACCCGTGTTGGTACGAGCCCATCCCACCAGCCAACTTGCCCGTGGAGCTGAACCCGTACCGCCACAACCTCTTCGCCTGCTTCTCCCACGCGGCTATCACCTCCTTCAAGGAGATGTCGGCTCAGACCCTGGTGAGGCGAGAGACGGAGCGGGAACCGAGGCGTCTGAGGTGCCTCCCGCACTTCTACATCGCCGGCATGCCTAAGTGTGGCAGCACCGACCTCTTCCGCAAGGTGATGGTCCACCCTGACGTCACTCGCCCGCCTATGAAGGAGCCGCACTGGTGGGGCAAGAACAGATTTG GTCAGCGGCTGGAGTTTTCCTCTGCCATACCACTGGAGCACTACACTGACCTGTTTGACCAGGCTGCCCTGCAAATCGAGGGTCGTCCGCAGATCTCCGATGACGTCACTCCATTCGACGATGACGTCATGATTCCCGGTCAGGATGACGCCAAGCCTGCTTACCACCCTGTAGTGACAG TGGATGCCAGCGCCTCCACGTTCTGGAGCAACGACGAGTGGTGGCGACTGCCAGAGAACTGTGGCCGCGCAGAGCCCCTCTTCACCAACGCTCACTACATCAGACGTCTGACGCCACAGGCGAGGGTGCTCGTCATCCTCAGGAACCCTACAGAACG GTTGTACTCTGACTATCTGTACTTCACGAAGACTAACAAGTCTGTGTCTGCCTTCCACGAAGATGTGATGCTGTCCATAGAAAAGATGAATGAGTGCACGGTTCACCGATCTCTCAGGTCATGCGTCTACGACAAACAGGTTGCCAACGGAAAGGCTAAG GTGCGGTTGCGCGTGGGGTTGTATCATATCTACCTGTCTGAATGGCTCAAGGTCTTTCCTCAAGACCAACTGATGGTGTTACGCACAGAAGATTACTCCAAGGACGTACGTCATACAGTGCGTCACGTCTACGACTTCCTAGGATTAC GTCCGCTGAcggagaaggaagaagagaaCCTAGAAGAGATGCCCATCGCTAATGCCCGCAAGATGAGAGACAGAAAGCTCGGGGCCATGTGGGACCAGACGCGGCAGGCCCTGCAAGACTTCTATCGCCCGCACAACGAGCGCCTCACACAGCTCCTGCAGGACCAGCGTTTCCTCTGGAATGACGTCATAGTCGACACGCAGTCGAGTGACGTCATGGTGGAGTCGAAGTCGGGTGGGAAGAATTCCAGCGCAGTGGCAGAGCCTGTTTTAAACAGTGAAAGTGACACTGCTGATGGTGAGCGAGTTGACGCGAAGGAGAGTATACTGTTATCACCGAGTGTTGACGTAAACGGTGACGGTGGTGTTAGTGATGACGTCAATAATGGTGACGATACTGATGCTGGTGACGTCAATGGTGGTGATGACGACCTAGTGACGGACGCTAATGACGCTGCCGTCACGGATTCTGCTCAAGACGGAGAAAATGAGGAGGGTGATGAGGAGTATGAAGACAGCCGTTACAGTTACGGTGACAGTGGATACGAAGAGGATTATGATGAGCACGATACGGACGAACAGGTCGACGATGAACAATGA